The following proteins come from a genomic window of Hyphomicrobiales bacterium:
- a CDS encoding ERF family protein: protein MAATSPDGRMEMADGAAGTQKWKPDDSVYIRIARAQDDVKTITQDMTIKGISKKSGKEFSFKGVSSAQIVTFGKRALIDNGLVFLPRQTKDGVVVSGNMTSVYVNAAFACVDNDSVFETGGWGSGTDDNDKAHSKAYTNAVKNILTKTLMMSTLEDDSDEATPHEPDHKPKAVRNAEAMTDVAIKTWADAFKSAIDGCKSAKQLQKVRAENAHMMTNAGVPQITKDYFIDKISALEETLE from the coding sequence GTGGCTGCGACCAGTCCCGATGGACGAATGGAAATGGCTGATGGCGCGGCAGGCACTCAGAAATGGAAGCCTGATGATAGCGTCTATATCCGCATCGCCAGAGCCCAAGACGACGTGAAGACGATCACGCAGGACATGACGATTAAGGGCATTTCGAAGAAGAGCGGCAAGGAATTCTCGTTCAAGGGTGTTTCGTCTGCTCAAATTGTGACGTTCGGCAAGCGGGCGCTGATTGACAATGGATTGGTGTTTCTGCCTCGTCAGACCAAGGATGGTGTTGTGGTCAGCGGAAATATGACGAGTGTCTACGTCAATGCAGCATTTGCTTGCGTCGATAATGATAGCGTCTTCGAAACTGGCGGTTGGGGTTCTGGTACCGACGACAACGACAAGGCCCATTCGAAAGCCTACACCAACGCCGTCAAGAATATCCTGACCAAGACGCTGATGATGTCCACACTTGAGGATGACAGTGATGAGGCAACACCGCATGAGCCTGACCACAAGCCAAAAGCGGTTCGCAATGCCGAAGCCATGACGGATGTTGCGATCAAGACCTGGGCTGATGCTTTTAAGTCGGCCATTGATGGCTGCAAGAGCGCAAAGCAGTTGCAGAAGGTCCGCGCTGAGAATGCCCACATGATGACGAACGCTGGCGTTCCTCAAATCACAAAGGACTACTTCATCGACAAAATTTCAGCATTAGAGGAAACGCTCGAATGA
- a CDS encoding HNH endonuclease, with translation MTRSPWHHDSRIRLSEQQAAKLFLERHGCCRECGRKLGPSDDWIVEHIIALECGGTNDWDNLGITCMWCKPSKDASDHAQAGKQRRSATKHLLSRSMKRKRGWNTKWKLKFDGTRVPRDES, from the coding sequence ATGACCCGTTCACCCTGGCATCACGATAGCCGCATCCGCCTATCAGAACAGCAGGCGGCGAAGCTGTTTCTTGAGCGTCACGGGTGCTGCCGGGAGTGCGGACGAAAGCTTGGCCCTAGTGATGACTGGATAGTCGAGCACATCATCGCACTTGAGTGCGGCGGCACCAACGATTGGGACAATCTCGGCATCACCTGCATGTGGTGCAAGCCTTCAAAGGATGCCTCCGATCACGCACAGGCCGGCAAGCAACGCCGATCAGCGACAAAGCATCTGCTGTCAAGATCTATGAAACGGAAACGGGGATGGAATACCAAGTGGAAGCTGAAATTCGACGGAACACGAGTGCCGAGGGACGAATCATGA
- a CDS encoding recombinase family protein gives MTLDNAKGGRLIGYARVSTVEQNLDMQIEALRRAGVAERHLHVEKISASAKRRPVFDWALKILRNGDTFIVWRLDRLGRDVRQIHRTLDIIKESGAQVKSLTENLNTDDPYGAFAINMMASLAQLERDQVILRTRAGVEAAKRRGQRFGVLPKLNTEQQAQCKRWKQEGMTVREIRSEVLKKKWVKKISTGAIGNYVKAKKRKT, from the coding sequence GTGACACTGGACAATGCGAAAGGCGGACGCCTCATAGGCTACGCCAGGGTTTCAACGGTTGAGCAAAATTTGGATATGCAGATCGAGGCGCTGCGCAGGGCTGGAGTCGCTGAACGTCATTTACACGTTGAGAAGATCAGCGCGTCTGCCAAGCGCCGCCCCGTGTTCGATTGGGCTTTGAAGATACTGCGCAACGGCGACACGTTTATTGTCTGGCGTCTTGACCGGCTAGGCCGCGACGTTCGGCAAATTCACCGGACACTCGACATTATCAAAGAAAGCGGCGCGCAAGTTAAGTCACTCACGGAAAACCTAAACACTGACGATCCATACGGCGCTTTCGCTATCAACATGATGGCCAGTCTCGCACAGCTAGAGCGCGATCAGGTTATACTGAGAACGCGGGCGGGTGTTGAGGCGGCCAAGCGCAGGGGGCAACGGTTTGGAGTGCTTCCCAAGTTGAACACTGAGCAGCAAGCACAGTGCAAAAGATGGAAGCAAGAGGGCATGACGGTGCGAGAAATCCGCTCGGAAGTGCTAAAAAAGAAATGGGTTAAAAAGATTTCAACCGGCGCGATTGGCAACTACGTCAAAGCCAAAAAGCGCAAGACATAA
- a CDS encoding site-specific DNA-methyltransferase, whose amino-acid sequence MPSITGVEAVVMDPPYGINFKWAEAERKGRKSGLAWGAGTQDRQPKWQNIAGDTEAFDPTPWLGFDQVIIWGANNYADLPAARRWLVWDKRRETTPDDHGDAELAWTNLDGVIRIHRQLWRGIVREGEENVAIAEKYHPTQKPVALMRWCVGMTTGSVLDPFMGSGTTGVACARMGRRFTGIEINEGYFDIACRRIEQAGKQPDLFVEPLPPKPEQLSLLAAE is encoded by the coding sequence ATGCCGTCCATTACTGGCGTAGAAGCCGTCGTGATGGACCCGCCGTATGGAATTAACTTCAAATGGGCAGAGGCCGAGAGGAAGGGCCGCAAGTCCGGCTTGGCGTGGGGCGCAGGCACGCAGGATCGCCAGCCCAAATGGCAGAATATCGCCGGGGATACTGAGGCGTTCGACCCGACGCCGTGGCTCGGCTTCGATCAGGTCATCATCTGGGGCGCCAACAACTACGCGGACCTTCCTGCTGCACGGCGCTGGCTCGTGTGGGACAAGCGGCGCGAGACCACTCCTGACGACCACGGTGACGCCGAGCTGGCGTGGACCAACCTGGATGGCGTGATCCGCATCCATCGGCAGCTTTGGCGCGGGATCGTTCGGGAGGGCGAAGAGAACGTCGCCATCGCCGAGAAGTACCACCCGACCCAGAAGCCGGTGGCCCTTATGCGCTGGTGCGTAGGGATGACGACCGGCAGCGTCTTGGACCCATTCATGGGCTCCGGGACGACAGGCGTTGCGTGCGCACGGATGGGCCGCCGCTTTACCGGCATTGAGATCAACGAGGGCTACTTCGACATAGCCTGCCGCCGCATCGAGCAGGCGGGCAAGCAGCCCGATCTCTTCGTTGAGCCGCTTCCACCTAAGCCCGAGCAACTTTCGCTCCTGGCGGCGGAGTGA
- a CDS encoding DUF2158 domain-containing protein — protein MSDTKVTSISGKRDSIAEGSIVNLKTGGPDMVVKARTANDAYVCWHNNEGDMLKDWVPIVCLKVKG, from the coding sequence ATGAGCGATACCAAAGTCACTTCAATTTCAGGCAAGCGAGACAGCATAGCCGAGGGCTCAATCGTCAATCTCAAGACGGGCGGTCCTGACATGGTTGTGAAGGCCAGGACGGCAAATGATGCCTATGTCTGCTGGCACAACAACGAGGGCGACATGCTGAAGGATTGGGTTCCGATTGTTTGCCTGAAGGTGAAGGGATGA
- the terL gene encoding phage terminase large subunit — translation MINMPPRHGKSELGSRRFPAWFLGRNPAATIMSASYNLDKAEEFGGEVRDIVRGHHYRNLFPEVQLKEDTRAKGFWRTEQGGFYISAGVGTALTGRGTVGPIVLIDDPLKDRAEADSERHRENVKQWYSSVILSRFPKAVIVVQTRWHEDDLTGWLQSEQARGGDEWTILELPAISPSGEALWPDFYPIEALERVRRATLPRDWSALYQQRPAPDEGVYFKRDWFRWFQERPNHLRVYGASDYAVTDGDGDWTVHVIIGVDPDDNIYVLDLWRGQTTSDQWVQAVIDMMRDHKPLMWVEEQGQIIKSIGPFLEKRMREERVYCRREQVSSAADKPTRSRSIQARTSMGKVYLPEKADWVNDFVQELLTFPAGRHDDQVDAFGLIGRMLDELVKGVAPKPKGLLRPRSDYRSSQTEEQSWRA, via the coding sequence ATGATCAACATGCCGCCGCGGCATGGAAAGTCTGAGCTGGGCTCGCGCCGGTTTCCGGCTTGGTTTCTCGGGAGAAACCCTGCGGCAACGATCATGAGTGCGTCCTACAACCTCGACAAGGCCGAAGAGTTCGGCGGCGAGGTGCGTGACATCGTTCGGGGGCATCACTACCGAAACCTATTCCCCGAAGTGCAGCTCAAGGAGGACACGCGTGCCAAGGGGTTCTGGCGAACCGAGCAAGGCGGGTTCTACATCTCGGCGGGTGTGGGCACGGCACTAACCGGGCGCGGCACTGTTGGCCCCATCGTTCTGATTGATGACCCGTTGAAGGATAGAGCCGAAGCCGACAGCGAGCGGCACCGCGAGAACGTCAAGCAATGGTATTCGTCAGTTATTCTGTCCCGCTTTCCCAAGGCGGTTATTGTCGTCCAGACCCGCTGGCACGAAGACGATCTGACCGGCTGGCTCCAATCCGAACAGGCCCGCGGCGGTGACGAGTGGACAATTCTCGAACTCCCCGCGATCAGCCCAAGCGGCGAGGCGCTATGGCCTGATTTCTACCCTATCGAGGCGCTGGAGCGCGTGAGGCGTGCCACGCTTCCTCGCGACTGGTCGGCGCTCTATCAGCAGCGGCCGGCACCCGATGAGGGTGTTTACTTCAAGCGGGACTGGTTCCGCTGGTTTCAGGAGCGCCCGAATCATCTCAGGGTCTACGGTGCGTCCGACTATGCCGTCACGGATGGCGACGGAGATTGGACGGTGCACGTCATCATCGGTGTGGACCCTGACGACAACATCTATGTACTCGATCTGTGGCGCGGGCAGACGACATCCGATCAGTGGGTCCAGGCCGTCATTGACATGATGCGAGACCACAAGCCGCTGATGTGGGTCGAGGAACAGGGCCAGATCATCAAGTCGATCGGTCCATTCCTTGAAAAGCGCATGAGGGAAGAGCGGGTCTATTGCCGGCGCGAGCAGGTGTCGAGCGCAGCCGACAAGCCAACCCGAAGCCGGTCAATTCAGGCCAGAACGTCAATGGGCAAGGTCTATCTGCCCGAGAAAGCCGATTGGGTGAACGACTTCGTGCAAGAGCTTCTGACATTCCCGGCCGGCCGGCACGATGACCAGGTTGACGCCTTCGGACTCATTGGCCGGATGCTGGACGAGCTGGTGAAGGGTGTGGCGCCGAAGCCCAAAGGCCTGTTGCGGCCACGCAGCGATTACAGATCATCTCAGACGGAGGAACAATCTTGGAGAGCGTAG
- a CDS encoding HNH endonuclease, translating to MGWKRSQITIEEVNRMVSYCPVTGKLFWKINKQNSGGIGSECGRTNSAGYRRVVLHGCELKAHQVVWMLHHGEWPSGIVDHANSNKSDNRIENLRLATKAQNAANRKSNSNNTTGVSGVTFHKPTRKWVARIGLNMKRIHIGSFEKKDDAVKAYMAVSANYRGEFCPTNKGGI from the coding sequence ATGGGATGGAAAAGATCACAGATCACCATTGAGGAAGTGAACAGGATGGTCTCGTATTGCCCTGTGACAGGCAAGCTGTTCTGGAAAATCAACAAGCAGAACTCTGGTGGAATAGGCTCTGAGTGCGGTCGTACCAATAGCGCTGGCTACCGCCGCGTAGTACTTCACGGCTGTGAGCTTAAAGCACATCAGGTTGTCTGGATGCTTCACCACGGGGAATGGCCATCAGGGATTGTGGACCATGCAAACAGCAACAAATCTGACAACCGCATAGAGAATCTCAGGCTCGCGACCAAGGCGCAAAATGCTGCCAACCGGAAATCTAATAGCAACAATACGACCGGAGTTTCCGGAGTTACGTTCCACAAGCCGACTAGGAAGTGGGTTGCAAGGATTGGCTTAAACATGAAGCGCATCCACATTGGGAGTTTTGAAAAGAAAGATGATGCTGTGAAGGCGTACATGGCAGTGTCAGCGAATTATCGCGGGGAGTTCTGCCCAACGAATAAAGGGGGGATTTGA
- a CDS encoding transposase, translating to MWNASDRADAERRFDEWRSTIPEPVEREFGKVARMMERWRTEVFAYFECGITNAVTENRNSLIKTIYRNGRGYTFDVIRAKALLAPPLPNTTRECPMCKLQP from the coding sequence ATATGGAACGCCAGCGACCGGGCCGACGCAGAACGGCGGTTTGACGAGTGGCGCAGCACCATCCCGGAACCCGTCGAAAGAGAGTTCGGGAAGGTGGCGCGGATGATGGAACGCTGGCGCACGGAGGTATTTGCCTATTTCGAGTGCGGCATTACCAACGCCGTTACCGAGAACCGCAATAGCCTCATCAAAACGATTTACCGAAATGGGCGCGGATACACCTTCGACGTTATTCGCGCCAAGGCGCTTCTGGCGCCGCCGCTTCCAAACACCACCAGGGAGTGCCCGATGTGCAAACTGCAACCGTAA